The following proteins are encoded in a genomic region of Hoeflea phototrophica DFL-43:
- a CDS encoding nucleotidyltransferase family protein, protein MRINSAMILAAGLGTRMRPITETLPKPLVEVAGKPLIAYSLEALDRIGVTSIVANVHYLAPMLTKWLKDWPGAEIAISDETETLLDSGGGIVKALPQLGPYPFLVLNADTFWLEDPDAGSDNLARMADQFDPAIMDIMMMTARLDQATGHTGAGDFTIDPEGRLARYRGSGDPVIYAGALVLSPHIFDAISEPKFSLNRCFDAAIESGRLFGAPMLGHWLTVGTPAAIGEAEAAMSAYLNGSASSTGHRPNR, encoded by the coding sequence ATGCGTATAAACTCAGCCATGATCCTCGCTGCCGGTCTCGGCACCCGCATGCGGCCGATCACCGAGACCCTGCCCAAACCGCTGGTCGAGGTGGCAGGCAAGCCGCTGATCGCCTACAGCCTCGAGGCGCTAGACCGGATCGGGGTGACCAGCATAGTCGCGAACGTGCATTATCTTGCGCCTATGCTAACCAAATGGCTCAAGGATTGGCCCGGCGCCGAGATTGCCATTTCTGACGAAACCGAGACATTGCTGGATTCGGGTGGTGGCATCGTCAAAGCGCTGCCGCAGCTCGGCCCGTACCCGTTTCTGGTGCTCAACGCCGACACCTTCTGGCTCGAGGATCCGGATGCCGGTTCTGACAATCTGGCGCGCATGGCAGACCAGTTTGATCCGGCCATCATGGACATCATGATGATGACCGCGCGGCTCGACCAGGCCACCGGGCACACCGGAGCAGGCGATTTCACCATCGATCCGGAAGGTCGGCTGGCACGCTATCGCGGCTCAGGCGATCCGGTGATCTATGCCGGAGCGCTGGTGCTCAGTCCCCATATCTTCGATGCCATTTCCGAGCCAAAGTTCTCGCTCAACCGCTGTTTTGACGCAGCCATCGAAAGCGGACGCCTGTTTGGCGCACCGATGCTTGGCCATTGGTTGACCGTCGGCACGCCCGCCGCGATTGGCGAGGCGGAGGCTGCCATGAGTGCCTATCTCAACGGTTCAGCCTCATCAACCGGCCATCGGCCAAACAGATGA